The Syntrophobacterales bacterium region CATAATCGACGTTTATCCTTATTTTTTCATCCATCAGCAAGCCTGTGAAACTCCCCTGGGAAATCTTTCGAATCCGTTCGATATCGGTCGCTTTCAAGCCCGCCAGGGTTTTTTCGCAGGCAGCCCAGACGGTTTCAAATTGGGAGTGGTAAGTGGTTCGCAGATAGCCGTCCTCGTAAAGGAATGAACCGGAGCGGATTCCCACTGTTTTTGAGCCGACTGTCAGCGCTGTATCGCAGCCAAAAAGAAGCAGGAAGGCGGCGATGGCAATAAATAATCCCGATAATTTTCTTTTCATGATAATTTCCTCCCGTCTTGCTTGATTCCGTATTCTCTCACCAGTTATTTGACGTCAGTGTTATTAAAAGCGCAGTTTAATGTTCATAATAATAAAAAGGCCTGCAGTACCGCCCAAAGAAGCGTAACTACCGTCAAAAGAATGCTTGCCGTGCCGATTGTCCGGATAAAGGCCGTTTCCCGACGGCGTTCGTCGTAGCCGACGAGAAAGGCGATGGCGATGCCCGAGACGATGCCGCCGCCATGTGCCCAGTTGTTGATCCCGGGGAGAAAAAGTCCGAAGAGGACAAGGCCGACGATCCAGCCCATTGCCTGACGATAGATGGCCTCTCCATAGATACCGCCGCGGCTCTTGCCGTAATAAACAATGGCGCCGATCAGGCCGCAGATGGCGGCGGAGGCGCCCAGGGTGAAGGGCACCCCGGCCAGCCAGGATAAAAAGAACCCTGCGACCCCGGTCCAGACGTAGAGAATCGCAAAACGGTTCAGCCCGAAGGCGTCGATGACGAAGGGGGCAAGCTGCCGGAGAGCCATCATGTTAAAGAGGATATGAAGAAGTCCTCCGTGGAGGTATGATGCGGATGATAATGTCCACCAGCGCCCATAGCCGATCGGAAAGGTTCCGGTTGCTCCGAGCAGAAAGACGCTCTTTTCCGAAGGAGACAGAAAGGTCATCGGATTAATCGCCAGG contains the following coding sequences:
- a CDS encoding DUF3568 domain-containing protein encodes the protein MKRKLSGLFIAIAAFLLLFGCDTALTVGSKTVGIRSGSFLYEDGYLRTTYHSQFETVWAACEKTLAGLKATDIERIRKISQGSFTGLLMDEKIRINVDYVEKGTTAVSVMAGTTGNKIAAQLIHDRLAENLKTP
- a CDS encoding rhomboid family intramembrane serine protease, whose product is MSEKKSMLCPNCRRLISKDEPACPYCGYANPGAIWKRAFAGRTLLGGLDPVMAIVIVNSVFYLLSLLIDMSALGLAINPMTFLSPSEKSVFLLGATGTFPIGYGRWWTLSSASYLHGGLLHILFNMMALRQLAPFVIDAFGLNRFAILYVWTGVAGFFLSWLAGVPFTLGASAAICGLIGAIVYYGKSRGGIYGEAIYRQAMGWIVGLVLFGLFLPGINNWAHGGGIVSGIAIAFLVGYDERRRETAFIRTIGTASILLTVVTLLWAVLQAFLLL